The DNA window TCCAATTAAGATATTTTAGCAAAATCCTTTATCTATTTAGTTCCAGAAAGGAAAGGTTGTTTGTTTTACCTATCAGGAGTTAAAAACCTGAACAGGTACTTAGGTTGCCGTATTCAGATTTTTCATGGGATTTGAAAAAAGGTTTGAACTTTATGTTGTGTTTATTTTAGTTGGTGATGAGTTTCGTTTTCATTTGGTGTTTTTTGATTGGGTTGAATGTTATTAAGGGTTTGAGGGAAATggatttggttttctttttagtaaagttatgtttttttagctattttgttGGTGTGTTCGAATGTTTTTCAATTGGATTTGATGATAGATTGTTGTTTAGTGATGTTGTCTTTAAAGGGTTAGCAGCAAATTTGTAGCTTTAAGTGTTGAAAATagtaggttttgattttgattttgattactGAAAGTACGAAAGTGGGTTGGCAACAAACTTGTAGCCTTTTGTGAAGGACGtagaaagttttgatttttgattagTGAAATTTGGAAGTTATTTGTATAGTGAATTTGATTAGATTTTGCATTTGACTATGGCTAATTTTGCAGCTTGCCTTCAGAAAGATTTGTGCAAGTACATAGCGCAAGGTGGTTGTGCTTCTTAagagatttcattaattttgataGCCAAGATGATTGTATTTGAGCAGGATCCTGATGTTGTTCGATGGGGTCTCCATAATCTAATACATGATTGTACACTTCCGAATTCTGGTTCGTGTTATGCTGTTACTCGTCATGACAGGGATACATTTAATGCTGGGTATGTTAGAGAATATTATAATGATCCAGAATATGCAAATAATGTGGAGAACGATGCTGTTATTGCTCGTGCTCTTCAAGAAGAACTTTCACGGATTGCTGACGCGGAAGCATTTGGGTTAAATAACGCTgaacaagaatcaattattATGCAGCAATGGCCTTGTTCTCATGAAAGATACCATGGTTCTGGTACTAGGAAATTCTGCTGCTGCTATTGAATTCCTTGGTTATTTGTGATCCTTTATTTCACATAATTCATTTGATTTCATGTGCCACGTGTAGAGCACAAGAACAATCAGGAAGTCACAAATGATCACTGTGAAAACAAAACGGGTGCTGACAATCACAGCAAAAATGTAGCAGATGACTCTAGCAAGGATGAAACAGCGATCCCTACTTCATGTTCTAAAAGTGTAGAAGATTCCCCTAATATGGAAGAGTTGGCAATTAATTCAAACTTAGCAAATGAATACGCTCTTGATGGTGAAGTGGGCAAGAGGATAAGCGATATGGTTCCTATTCCTGTAAGTATAACTTCTGCCAAGCTATACCCACGTTGCACTGAAGATTAAGATAAAATTCCTTACAGATTGAGTAAATGATATCCTTTCAAAAATGAAGAATTGAGCATCCTAGATTTCTCATTTGTTTTCTGTAGCTTGTTCCTAAAACTAATGGAGAAATACCATCAGAAGATGCAGAGACATCAGATCATCAAAGGCTGCTAGACAGGTCTTGTATATATTCTCCCCtcctttgtttttaaatttatgcaattttttaTCCTGGACTATTTCATAAGGTATGAATACCCAAGTAATTTGTCCTTATATGATAATGTACTGCTTCAAACTACAAAAAGAGTTACAGAACTGGCTGGAAGTGGATTATTAGATGCCTTCTGGTATAGCTCTCGTTGGAATATTGCAGATATCTTTGGTTTTTAGCAGATAGATTCATATTATTATCATCTATTAACATTTTAGGTTAAAGGTTTCAATATCTAAGGCATATGGTGTGGAtgctaatatttttcatgttatccCATTCTCCTACACTATGGGTTTTGAGATCTAGGTTTTTTGCATGTTTCATGTGCgtctttccttgatgaatgttgTGATGTTGCAAGTTATTTAGTTGGGGGTCGTGCCTTTTAGTTCAAGTCTGTAATATCTTGACTgagacaatatttttaatttaatgttctgTCTGTTTTAGGTTAAAGGTATATGATCTTGTTGAGAATAAGGTTCCAGGAGATGGTAACTGTCAGGTTGGTACcttctttattttaaagataaacgGTTGTGCAAAAAGCTTACTTCTGAAGCTCTATTACCTAGTGTTATTAGCTCAAGTTATGTCTCATCAGTTTGTCTCTTTTGCAGTTTCGTTCTCTGTCAGATCAACTCTACCGTTCTCCTGAGCACCACAAATTGGTGAGAGAACATGTTATTGATCAGGTTGGTTGGCGTTTAACTAAGTGCACTTCTGTGTACATGTATTAGAGTCTTATTGATCCATTCTTATACATATAAGCGTAAACTGTACTTCTGTGT is part of the Populus alba chromosome 10, ASM523922v2, whole genome shotgun sequence genome and encodes:
- the LOC118060014 gene encoding OVARIAN TUMOR DOMAIN-containing deubiquitinating enzyme 9 isoform X2, yielding MIVFEQDPDVVRWGLHNLIHDCTLPNSGSCYAVTRHDRDTFNAGYVREYYNDPEYANNVENDAVIARALQEELSRIADAEAFGLNNAEQESIIMQQWPCSHERYHGSEHKNNQEVTNDHCENKTGADNHSKNVADDSSKDETAIPTSCSKSVEDSPNMEELAINSNLANEYALDGEVGKRISDMVPIPLVPKTNGEIPSEDAETSDHQRLLDRLKVYDLVENKVPGDGNCQFRSLSDQLYRSPEHHKLVREHVIDQLKSQPQMYEGYVPMAYDDYLKKMSKGGEWGDHITLQAAADSYGVKIFVITSFKDTCYLEILPQAQKSDRVIFLSFWAEVHYNSIYSEGVGIEEKGLVEDLQLGTSSANLIRRRFCAPWKAFSFHFHTMASTKEVQKANAILLLLRHFQLPLCILLRLDLTAIVPSFVLCPDLFIIFRSCFRLF
- the LOC118060014 gene encoding OVARIAN TUMOR DOMAIN-containing deubiquitinating enzyme 9 isoform X3 — translated: MIVFEQDPDVVRWGLHNLIHDCTLPNSGSCYAVTRHDRDTFNAGYVREYYNDPEYANNVENDAVIARALQEELSRIADAEAFGLNNAEQESIIMQQWPCSHERYHGSEHKNNQEVTNDHCENKTGADNHSKNVADDSSKDETAIPTSCSKSVEDSPNMEELAINSNLANEYALDGEVGKRISDMVPIPLVPKTNGEIPSEDAETSDHQRLLDRLKVYDLVENKVPGDGNCQFRSLSDQLYRSPEHHKLVREHVIDQLKSQPQMYEGYVPMAYDDYLKKMSKGGEWGDHITLQAAADSYGVKIFVITSFKDTCYLEILPQAQKSDRAVIFLSFWAEVHYNSIYSEGELPQLESKKKDWWKICSWELHRQTS
- the LOC118060014 gene encoding OVARIAN TUMOR DOMAIN-containing deubiquitinating enzyme 9 isoform X4, whose protein sequence is MIVFEQDPDVVRWGLHNLIHDCTLPNSGSCYAVTRHDRDTFNAGYVREYYNDPEYANNVENDAVIARALQEELSRIADAEAFGLNNAEQESIIMQQWPCSHERYHGSEHKNNQEVTNDHCENKTGADNHSKNVADDSSKDETAIPTSCSKSVEDSPNMEELAINSNLANEYALDGEVGKRISDMVPIPLVPKTNGEIPSEDAETSDHQRLLDRLKVYDLVENKVPGDGNCQFRSLSDQLYRSPEHHKLVREHVIDQLKSQPQMYEGYVPMAYDDYLKKMSKGGEWGDHITLQAAADSYGVKIFVITSFKDTCYLEILPQAQKSDRVIFLSFWAEVHYNSIYSEGELPQLESKKKDWWKICSWELHRQTS
- the LOC118060014 gene encoding OVARIAN TUMOR DOMAIN-containing deubiquitinating enzyme 9 isoform X1 codes for the protein MIVFEQDPDVVRWGLHNLIHDCTLPNSGSCYAVTRHDRDTFNAGYVREYYNDPEYANNVENDAVIARALQEELSRIADAEAFGLNNAEQESIIMQQWPCSHERYHGSEHKNNQEVTNDHCENKTGADNHSKNVADDSSKDETAIPTSCSKSVEDSPNMEELAINSNLANEYALDGEVGKRISDMVPIPLVPKTNGEIPSEDAETSDHQRLLDRLKVYDLVENKVPGDGNCQFRSLSDQLYRSPEHHKLVREHVIDQLKSQPQMYEGYVPMAYDDYLKKMSKGGEWGDHITLQAAADSYGVKIFVITSFKDTCYLEILPQAQKSDRAVIFLSFWAEVHYNSIYSEGVGIEEKGLVEDLQLGTSSANLIRRRFCAPWKAFSFHFHTMASTKEVQKANAILLLLRHFQLPLCILLRLDLTAIVPSFVLCPDLFIIFRSCFRLF